One region of Oryza glaberrima chromosome 7, OglaRS2, whole genome shotgun sequence genomic DNA includes:
- the LOC127778586 gene encoding uncharacterized protein LOC127778586 has product MSLATAAAGAQPFVRSSSSAAAASSSRPLHAVAAARHRRPHGSLAAAAAAARRRRRRPLLQVRAARTESTGVSVGFRAPQFELPEPLTGKLWTLDDFEGNPALLVMFVCNHCPFVKHLKKDIAKLTSFYMEKGLAAVAISSNSIVTHPQDGPDYIAEEAKLYKYSFPYLYDESQEVAKAFRAVCTPEFYLFKKDGRRPFELFYHGQFDDSRPSNNVPVTGRDLSRVIDCALSGQELPFVPKPSVGCSIKWHP; this is encoded by the exons ATGTcactcgccaccgccgccgccggagcgcaaCCGTTcgtccgctcctcctcctccgccgccgcggcgtcctcgTCGCGGCCCctgcacgccgtcgccgccgcccgccaccgccgcccgcacggatctctcgccgccgccgccgccgcggcaaggcggcgtcgtcgtcgtccgctcCTCCAGGTGCGCGCGGCAAGGACGGAGTCCACGGGCGTCTCCGTCGGGTTCCGCGCGCCCCAGTTCGAG CTCCCGGAGCCACTGACGGGGAAGCTCTGGACATTGGATGACTTCGAAGGCAACCCCGCGCTGCTG GTTATGTTTGTATGTAATCACTGTCCATTCGTAAAGCATCTCAAAAAAGATATTGCGAAACTCACCTCATTCTACATGGAG AAAGGGCTTGCTGCTGTTGCCATATCCTCGAACTCAATTGTGACACACCCACAG GATGGTCCTGATTACATAGCTGAGGAAGCAAAATTGTATAAATACTCTTTCCCGTATCTATATGATGAG TCTCAAGAAGTTGCTAAAGCTTTTCGAGCCGTCTGCACGCCAGAGTTTTACTTGTTCAAAAAG GATGGACGAAGGCCATTTGAGCTTTTCTACCATGGGCAGTTTGACGATTCAAGACCAAGTAACAACGTGCCAGTTACCGGAAG GGATTTAAGTCGTGTGATTGATTGTGCACTTAGTGGACAAGAGCTACCTTTTGTGCCAAAACCCAG TGTCGGGTGCAGCATCAAATGGCATCCATGA
- the LOC127780600 gene encoding phospholipase D delta-like isoform X1 gives MGKHSAESGTSMLLHGDLDIQIVEAKCLPNMDLMTERMRKCFTGYGACSTECGKSDPHTDVRKIITSDPYVSVCLSGATVAQTRVIANSENPKWDEHFYVQVAHSVSRVEFHVKDNDVFGAELIGVASVPVENITPGDTVSGWFPISGQYSNPMKASPELHLSIQYKPIEQNPLYKDGVGSDGCQSIGVPNAYFPLRKGGMVTLYQDAHIPDDFCPKIEIDGGRVYEQNKCWEDICHAIAEAHHLIYIIGWSLYHPVKLVRESTKPVPNGSPPTLGGLLKSKVQEGVRVIVLLWDDKTSHDKFLLKTDGLMHTHDEEARKFFRHSGVHCVLAPRYASNKLSIFKQQVVGTLFTHHQKCVIVDTQVIGNNRKITAFIGGLDLCDGRYDTPEHRLFKDLDTVFKDDFHNPTFQVNKSGPRQPWHDLHCKIEGPAAYDILTNFEQRWRKSAKWKVSVRRAVSWHHDTLVKINRMSWIVSPSADELNARVCEQDDPENWHVQIFRSIDSGSVKGFPKLVQEAESQNLVCAKNLQIDKSIHNAYVKAIRSAQHYIYIENQYFIGSSYYWSSNRSAGAENLIPIELAIKIARKIKARERFAAYIVIPMWPEGNPTTAAMQEILFWQGQTMSMMYKIVAEALQKEGLHDTHPQDYLNFYCLGKREVSNDVSTTSQSNENSPQRLVQKFKRFMIYVHSKGMIVDDEYVLIGSANINQRSMDGSRDTEIAMGAYQPHYSWAGRKKAPRGQVYGYRMSLWAEHLGTVEECFRWPHSVECVRQVNEMAEENWARYVSPEMVNMRGHLMRYPINVERDGRVGPVHGYECFPDVGGKVLGTHSSLPNALTT, from the exons ATGGGGAAACACTCAGCTGAATCAGGTACTAGTATGCTCTTGCATGGAGATTTGGACATACAGATAGTGGAAGCAAAATGTCTTCCCAATATGGATCTTATGACTGAAAGGATGCGAAAATGCTTCACTGGCTACGGCGCTTGTAGTACTGAGTGTGGGAAGTCTGATCCACATACAGACGTGAGGAAGATCATTACTAGTGATCCATATGTTTCGGTTTGCCTCTCAGGAGCAACAGTGGCACAAACTCGAGTCATTGCAAACTCAGAGAATCCTAAATGGGATGAACATTTTTATGTTCAGGTTGCCCATTCTGTTAGCAGAGTTGAGTTTCATGTAAAAGACAATGATGTTTTTGGAGCAGAACTTATAGGCGTGGCTTCAGTACCAGTTGAAAACATCACACCAGGTGATACCGTCAGTGGTTGGTTTCCAATATCTGGTCAGTATAGTAATCCTATGAAGGCATCTCCTGAACTTCATTTGTCTATCCAGTACAAGCCAATTGAGCAGAATCCATTGTACAAAGATGGAGTTGGTTCTGACGGTTGTCAGAGTATTGGTGTGCCAAATGCTTATTTTCCTCTTCGAAAGGGTGGTATGGTCACTCTATATCAAGATGCCCATATTCCTGATGACTTTTGTCCTAAAATTGAAATTGATGGTGGAAGAGTATACGAACAAAATAAATGTTGGGAAGACATTTGCCATGCAATTGCTGAGGCTCATCACCTTATTTATATAATTGGTTGGTCGTTGTATCACCCTGTCAAGCTGGTAAGGGAATCAACAAAACCTGTGCCCAATGGAAGCCCACCAACCCTTGGGGGGCTTTTGAAATCCAAGGTTCAGGAGGGGGTCCGTGTTATTGTGTTACTTTGGGATGACAAAACATCACATGACAAATTTCTCTTGAAAACG GATGGACTCATGCATACACATGACGAGGAAGCTCGGAAGTTTTTCAGGCATTCTGGTGTCCATTGTGTGTTGGCTCCTCGCTACGCTAGCAACAAACTTAGCATTTTTAAGCAACAG GTTGTAGGAACTTTGTTTACGCACCATCAGAAATGTGTCATTGTTGACACCCAAGTCATAGGGAACAATAGAAAAATAACTGCTTTTATCGGTGGCCTAGACTTATGTGATGGCAGATATGATACACCTGAACACAGGCTCTTCAAGGATCTTGACACCGTCTTCAAGGATGATTTCCATAATCCCACATTCCAA GTTAATAAGTCTGGGCCTAGACAACCATGGCATGATTTACATTGCAAGATTGAGGGTCCAGCTGCCTATGATATACTTACAAACTTTGAACAGAGATGGAGAAAATCTGCAAAATGGAAAGTCAGCGTTAGAAGAGCTGTAAGTTGGCACCATGATACCTTGGTAAAAATAAACCGGATGTCGTGGATTGTCTCCCCCTCTGCAGATGAGTTAAATGCACGTGTTTGTGAACAAGATGATCCAGAAAACTGGCATGTACAG ATATTCCGGTCCATTGATTCAGGATCAGTAAAAGGGTTCCCTAAACTTGTTCAGGAGGCTGAGTCACAG AATCTTGTCTGCGCGAAAAATCTGCAGATAGACAAGAGCATACATAATGCATATGTGAAAGCTATCAGATCTGCACAACACTATATCTACATTGAAAATCAATATTTTATTGGATCTTCATACTACTGGTCTTCAAATAGAAGTGCAG GTGCAGAGAATTTGATACCGATCGAATTGGCCATAAAGATTGCAAGAAAGATTAAAGCTAGGGAAAGATTTGCAGCTTACATTGTTATACCAATGTGGCCCGAGGGTAATCCAACAACTGCTGCTATGCAGGAGATCCTCTTTTGGCAG GGACAAACAATGTCCATGATGTACAAGATTGTCGCAGAAGCACTACAGAAGGAGGGGTTACATGATACGCATCCACAGGATTACCTTAACTTCTACTGTCTTGGTAAGCGTGAAGTCTCAAATGACGTATCTACAACAAGCCAATCCAATGAGAATTCCCCACAG CGCCTGGTCCAAAAGTTCAAGCGATTCATGATCTACGTGCACTCCAAGGGGATGATTGTCGATGATGAGTATGTGCTCATAGGATCAGCCAACATAAATCAGAGGTCCATGGATGGCTCAAGGGACACTGAGATCGCTATGGGCGCCTACCAGCCTCACTACAGCTGGGCAGGACGCAAGAAAGCTCCACGAGGACAG GTGTACGGGTACAGGATGTCGCTGTGGGCGGAGCACCTGGGTACAGTGGAGGAGTGCTTCCGTTGGCCTCATTCCGTGGAGTGCGTCCGGCAGGTGAATGAAATGGCAGAAGAGAACTGGGCGCGCTACGTATCACCGGAGATGGTGAACATGCGGGGGCACCTCATGAGGTACCCCATCAATGTTGAACGGGATGGTAGGGTTGGTCCGGTGCATGGGTACGAGTGCTTCCCGGATGTCGGTGGCAAGGTGCTCGGCACACACTCTTCTCTTCCAAATGCATTGACAACTTGA
- the LOC127780600 gene encoding phospholipase D delta-like isoform X2 encodes MQDGLMHTHDEEARKFFRHSGVHCVLAPRYASNKLSIFKQQVVGTLFTHHQKCVIVDTQVIGNNRKITAFIGGLDLCDGRYDTPEHRLFKDLDTVFKDDFHNPTFQVNKSGPRQPWHDLHCKIEGPAAYDILTNFEQRWRKSAKWKVSVRRAVSWHHDTLVKINRMSWIVSPSADELNARVCEQDDPENWHVQIFRSIDSGSVKGFPKLVQEAESQNLVCAKNLQIDKSIHNAYVKAIRSAQHYIYIENQYFIGSSYYWSSNRSAGAENLIPIELAIKIARKIKARERFAAYIVIPMWPEGNPTTAAMQEILFWQGQTMSMMYKIVAEALQKEGLHDTHPQDYLNFYCLGKREVSNDVSTTSQSNENSPQRLVQKFKRFMIYVHSKGMIVDDEYVLIGSANINQRSMDGSRDTEIAMGAYQPHYSWAGRKKAPRGQVYGYRMSLWAEHLGTVEECFRWPHSVECVRQVNEMAEENWARYVSPEMVNMRGHLMRYPINVERDGRVGPVHGYECFPDVGGKVLGTHSSLPNALTT; translated from the exons ATGCAGGATGGACTCATGCATACACATGACGAGGAAGCTCGGAAGTTTTTCAGGCATTCTGGTGTCCATTGTGTGTTGGCTCCTCGCTACGCTAGCAACAAACTTAGCATTTTTAAGCAACAG GTTGTAGGAACTTTGTTTACGCACCATCAGAAATGTGTCATTGTTGACACCCAAGTCATAGGGAACAATAGAAAAATAACTGCTTTTATCGGTGGCCTAGACTTATGTGATGGCAGATATGATACACCTGAACACAGGCTCTTCAAGGATCTTGACACCGTCTTCAAGGATGATTTCCATAATCCCACATTCCAA GTTAATAAGTCTGGGCCTAGACAACCATGGCATGATTTACATTGCAAGATTGAGGGTCCAGCTGCCTATGATATACTTACAAACTTTGAACAGAGATGGAGAAAATCTGCAAAATGGAAAGTCAGCGTTAGAAGAGCTGTAAGTTGGCACCATGATACCTTGGTAAAAATAAACCGGATGTCGTGGATTGTCTCCCCCTCTGCAGATGAGTTAAATGCACGTGTTTGTGAACAAGATGATCCAGAAAACTGGCATGTACAG ATATTCCGGTCCATTGATTCAGGATCAGTAAAAGGGTTCCCTAAACTTGTTCAGGAGGCTGAGTCACAG AATCTTGTCTGCGCGAAAAATCTGCAGATAGACAAGAGCATACATAATGCATATGTGAAAGCTATCAGATCTGCACAACACTATATCTACATTGAAAATCAATATTTTATTGGATCTTCATACTACTGGTCTTCAAATAGAAGTGCAG GTGCAGAGAATTTGATACCGATCGAATTGGCCATAAAGATTGCAAGAAAGATTAAAGCTAGGGAAAGATTTGCAGCTTACATTGTTATACCAATGTGGCCCGAGGGTAATCCAACAACTGCTGCTATGCAGGAGATCCTCTTTTGGCAG GGACAAACAATGTCCATGATGTACAAGATTGTCGCAGAAGCACTACAGAAGGAGGGGTTACATGATACGCATCCACAGGATTACCTTAACTTCTACTGTCTTGGTAAGCGTGAAGTCTCAAATGACGTATCTACAACAAGCCAATCCAATGAGAATTCCCCACAG CGCCTGGTCCAAAAGTTCAAGCGATTCATGATCTACGTGCACTCCAAGGGGATGATTGTCGATGATGAGTATGTGCTCATAGGATCAGCCAACATAAATCAGAGGTCCATGGATGGCTCAAGGGACACTGAGATCGCTATGGGCGCCTACCAGCCTCACTACAGCTGGGCAGGACGCAAGAAAGCTCCACGAGGACAG GTGTACGGGTACAGGATGTCGCTGTGGGCGGAGCACCTGGGTACAGTGGAGGAGTGCTTCCGTTGGCCTCATTCCGTGGAGTGCGTCCGGCAGGTGAATGAAATGGCAGAAGAGAACTGGGCGCGCTACGTATCACCGGAGATGGTGAACATGCGGGGGCACCTCATGAGGTACCCCATCAATGTTGAACGGGATGGTAGGGTTGGTCCGGTGCATGGGTACGAGTGCTTCCCGGATGTCGGTGGCAAGGTGCTCGGCACACACTCTTCTCTTCCAAATGCATTGACAACTTGA